The window TCCCGCGAGGCCGAGCAGCTCCTGGCCGGCCCCGGCGAGCTGGCCCAGGCCGACGCGCTGCACCTGGCGGACCTGGCCGTGGCCATCCGCCGCGAGCTGCAGGCGCCCATCGGCGCGGGGGGACCGGCCGCGCCCGCGCCCGGCGCCGCGCCCGAGGGGCAGGCGGGCGACGGGCCGCTGCTGCTGATCGTGGACTCCGACCGCGAGATGGCCGAGCGGCTGGCCATGGAAGCGTCGGGCCGGGGGATGCGGACGGTGGTGGCGCACGGGGCCGACGCGGCGCGGGGGAGCCTGGCGCGGCGGCGGCCGGACGCCGCGCTGCTGGAGCTGGACGGCGAGGGGCGCACGCTGGAGCTGCTGCGCGAATTGGCGGACGGTGAGTGGCCGGTGCCGGTGGTGGTGCTCACCCGCAGCGACGACTTCGCCGACCGGGTAGAGGTGGCGCGCCACGGCGGGCGCGGCTTCCTGCGCAAACCCATCTCGCCCCCGCGCGCCATCGACGCGCTGGAGCCCCTGCTGCGCGGTGGCGGCGACCGCGAGGCCGTGGTGCTGGCGGTGGACGACGAGCCCGCCGTGCTCGAGGCCGTCCGCACCATCGTGGGCGTGGGGGGCGTGCGGGTGGAAACGCTTTCCGATCCCCTGCGCTTCTGGGACGCGCTGGAATCGGCCGCCCCCGACGTGGTGCTGCTGGACTTCCAGATGCCGGGGGTCACCGGGCTGGAGCTATGCCGGGTGCTGCGGAACGACCCGCGCTGGCAGTCCGTTCCCGTCGTCTTCCTCACCGCGCAGACCGACCCCGACACCGTGCGCCGCGTCTTCGCCGCCGGGGCCGACGACTTCGTGGGCAAGCCTTTCGTGGGGCCGGAGCTCACGGCCCGCATCCGCAACCGGCTGGAGCGGGTGCGGCTTCAGCGCGCCATCGCCGAGACGGACGCGCTCACCGGCGTGGCCAACCGCCGCGGCTCGGAGGACGTGCTGGAGCGCTTCCTTCGCCTGGCGTCGGCGCAGAACGAGCCGTTCGCCCTGGCGCTCATCGACCTGGACTGCTTCAAGGGGATCAACGACCGCTGCGGCCACGCCGTGGGCGACGAGGTGCTGGCCCGGGTGGCGCGCGTGCTCCAGAAGCGCTTCCGCTCCGAGGACGTGGTGGCGCGCTGGGGCGGCGAGGAGTTCGTGGTGGGGATGTACGGAATGGACCGCGCCGACGGGGTGCAGCGCATTGCCGAGGCGCTGGAGGTGGTGCGCGAGGAGGTGTTCACCGACCCCGACGGGAAGACGTTCTCCGTCTCCTTCAGCGCCGGGGTGGCCGACTATCCGGCGGACGGGCGCGAGCTCCACACCCTGTACCGCGCCGCCGACGCGGCCATGTACCAGGCCAAGGCGGCGGGGCGCGACCGGGTGGTGCCCTCCGGGTGGACCCCCGAGCGGGGCGAGGGGCCGCGCTCGGTAGACGTGCTGGTGGTGGAAGACGACGACGCCATCGCCCGCCTTCTTCAGCACGCGCTGGAAACGCGGGGCTATCGCCACGAGTGGGTGAACAGCGGCAGCGGCGCGGTGGAGCTGCTCACCGGCCCCAACCCCGCGCTTCGCGCCCGCGTGGTGCTGCTGGACGTAGACCTTCCCGGGATGGACGGCCTGGGCGTGCTGCGCCGCCTGGCGCAGGAAAAGCTGCTGGGCCGCACCCGCGTGATCATGCTCACCGTTCGCACCCACGAGGCCGAGGTGGTGCGGGCGCTGGAGATGGGCGCCTACGACCACGTTCCCAAGCCGTTCAGCATTCCCGTGCTGCTGCAGCGCATCCGCCGGGCGCTGCGAGGCTGACCGCGGTGGATCCCGTCCAGCTGGTCCGTTTCGTTCTCTTCCTGGAGGTCATCGCCTTCGCCTGCGCGATCGCCGCCTTCTTCGGCCACGCGGTGCTCTCGAACGCGCGCGAGCGGCGTTGGGCCGTCGCCACGGCGCGCGGCCGGCGCGCGCTGATGGAGGTGGTGAGGACCGGGCGCCCCACCAAGGCGGACGAGGCGCTGCTGCGCGGGCTTCCCACCCGGCTGAAGGTGCGCCTGTTCACCGAACTGGTCCCCAGCATCAGCGGCCAGGGGCGCGCGCAACTGGGCGTTCTGGCGCGCGAGATCGGCCTGGTGCCGGTGGCGGAGCGGCTGGCCCGCTCCCGCTCCTGGCGCGACCGCCTGCTCGGGGTGCGCCTGCTGGCCACCGTGGGCGGCGGGCAGGACATCGTCCCGGCGCTGCTGGACGACCGTCACTCCGGCGTGCGCGCCGAGGCGGTGGAGTGGGCCGGCGAGCATCCCACGCCCCAGATCATCGAGCGGCTGGTGGAGCTGCTTCCCGACACCGACTGCTACGGCCGCTTCGTGGTGCGCGACACCCTGCTGCGGCTGCGCGCCGGCACCATCGAGCCGCTGGTGCGCTACCTGGAAACCCACGACGGCGCGGCGGCCGAGCCGGCGCTGGACGTGGCCGCCGGCATCGCCCACCCCGCCTTCAGCGCCGTGGCCCTGCGGCTGTGCCTCGACCCCGACGCGCCCGTGCGCGCCCGCGCCGCCGCGCTGGCGGGCGCCATCGGCAGCGAGGAAGCGGTGGGGGTGCTGCAGCGCATGGTGCACGACGACGACGCGGGGGTGCGCGCCGCCGCCGCCGCCGCTCTCGGCCGGCTGGGGCACTGGCCCAGCGCCGCGGTGATCGCCCCGCTGCTGCGGGACCGCGCCTGGATCGTCCGCAGCCAGGGAGCGCTGGCGCTCCGCGGGCTGG is drawn from Longimicrobium sp. and contains these coding sequences:
- a CDS encoding response regulator, encoding EAAAALGAAEAAASPTAPAAGGLSAAVAQVWERFREPVLKRVDVVEQAALSLLEGGLDAEARRNAEREAHKLAGSVGTFGYGEASRLSREAEQLLAGPGELAQADALHLADLAVAIRRELQAPIGAGGPAAPAPGAAPEGQAGDGPLLLIVDSDREMAERLAMEASGRGMRTVVAHGADAARGSLARRRPDAALLELDGEGRTLELLRELADGEWPVPVVVLTRSDDFADRVEVARHGGRGFLRKPISPPRAIDALEPLLRGGGDREAVVLAVDDEPAVLEAVRTIVGVGGVRVETLSDPLRFWDALESAAPDVVLLDFQMPGVTGLELCRVLRNDPRWQSVPVVFLTAQTDPDTVRRVFAAGADDFVGKPFVGPELTARIRNRLERVRLQRAIAETDALTGVANRRGSEDVLERFLRLASAQNEPFALALIDLDCFKGINDRCGHAVGDEVLARVARVLQKRFRSEDVVARWGGEEFVVGMYGMDRADGVQRIAEALEVVREEVFTDPDGKTFSVSFSAGVADYPADGRELHTLYRAADAAMYQAKAAGRDRVVPSGWTPERGEGPRSVDVLVVEDDDAIARLLQHALETRGYRHEWVNSGSGAVELLTGPNPALRARVVLLDVDLPGMDGLGVLRRLAQEKLLGRTRVIMLTVRTHEAEVVRALEMGAYDHVPKPFSIPVLLQRIRRALRG
- a CDS encoding HEAT repeat domain-containing protein, which encodes MDPVQLVRFVLFLEVIAFACAIAAFFGHAVLSNARERRWAVATARGRRALMEVVRTGRPTKADEALLRGLPTRLKVRLFTELVPSISGQGRAQLGVLAREIGLVPVAERLARSRSWRDRLLGVRLLATVGGGQDIVPALLDDRHSGVRAEAVEWAGEHPTPQIIERLVELLPDTDCYGRFVVRDTLLRLRAGTIEPLVRYLETHDGAAAEPALDVAAGIAHPAFSAVALRLCLDPDAPVRARAAALAGAIGSEEAVGVLQRMVHDDDAGVRAAAAAALGRLGHWPSAAVIAPLLRDRAWIVRSQGALALRGLGSPGHLYLRRGLTDDDPFAADISRQVLDLPESSAERERW